A genomic stretch from Kribbella amoyensis includes:
- a CDS encoding GNAT family N-acetyltransferase — MTTASALTLNPLTDAEFEVFLAHSITSFAASIGPARDLTPEDAARAAKEDFARILPDGRRTAGHLFWAAQDGSATIGHLWINTDPKPFVFGVEVDEQHRGKGYGRAIMLACEDECRRLGHRTIDLNVFGLNTTAINLYTSLGYTVTSQQMRKIL, encoded by the coding sequence ATGACCACCGCGTCCGCCCTGACCCTGAACCCGTTGACCGACGCCGAGTTCGAGGTCTTCCTGGCCCACAGCATCACGAGCTTCGCCGCCTCGATCGGCCCGGCGCGCGACCTCACCCCCGAGGACGCCGCGCGCGCCGCCAAGGAGGACTTCGCAAGGATCCTGCCCGACGGCCGCCGGACCGCGGGCCACTTGTTCTGGGCCGCCCAGGACGGCTCGGCCACGATCGGTCACCTGTGGATCAACACCGATCCCAAGCCGTTCGTGTTCGGCGTCGAGGTCGACGAGCAGCACCGTGGCAAGGGATACGGCCGGGCGATCATGCTGGCCTGCGAGGACGAGTGCCGGCGACTCGGCCACCGGACCATCGATCTCAACGTCTTCGGCTTGAACACCACCGCGATCAACCTCTACACCTCGCTCGGCTACACCGTGACCTCGCAGCAGATGCGGAAGATCCTGTGA